One Bacteroidota bacterium genomic window carries:
- a CDS encoding ribonuclease P protein component, with translation MRFSYISKSSALKWSSQENFRRAVKRNLLKRRIREAYRLKKQTFIQGLPEGDLLLHLGFVYSSDILADFATVQSELSYFLMQLANRLKKN, from the coding sequence ATAAGATTTTCATATATCTCTAAATCTTCCGCACTAAAGTGGTCAAGTCAGGAGAACTTCCGCAGGGCCGTAAAGCGTAACCTCCTCAAACGACGCATTCGTGAGGCCTACAGGCTTAAAAAACAAACATTCATACAGGGTTTACCCGAAGGCGACTTATTACTTCATCTTGGCTTTGTGTATTCAAGTGATATACTCGCCGATTTTGCAACTGTACAGAGTGAACTCAGCTACTTTTTAATGCAACTCGCAAACCGTCTCAAAAAAAACTAA
- a CDS encoding class I SAM-dependent methyltransferase encodes MKQTHQNCLVCKSNSITPFINCKDYFVSGETFELYHCKDCGFIFTQHIPTASEIGPYYQSETYISHSNSRQGITNKLYHTVRNIMLHRKYRLIKKYTDGKELLDIGCGTGHFANYMHKMGYHSKGLEPDANARKFAREQFHLPVEEPEKVLAEDHTDQYNVITLWHVLEHLHDPARYLAWIHCALKNEGVLVIALPNCSSLDAQFFKAYWAAYDVPRHIWHFTPKTFTAFALKSGFSVQQIKRLPFDAYYNSLLSLRYKKSRLALPLGFLIGFVSNLKSLICPKTASSVIYVLRKQAY; translated from the coding sequence ATGAAACAAACACATCAAAATTGCCTTGTTTGCAAGAGTAATTCCATCACCCCATTTATAAATTGCAAAGATTACTTTGTTAGCGGCGAAACCTTCGAACTCTATCATTGCAAGGATTGTGGATTTATTTTTACTCAACACATTCCAACTGCAAGCGAAATAGGTCCTTATTATCAAAGCGAGACCTACATTTCGCATTCCAATTCCCGGCAAGGCATCACCAATAAACTTTACCATACGGTGCGCAACATTATGCTGCACCGAAAATACAGGCTTATTAAGAAATATACCGATGGAAAAGAATTATTGGATATAGGGTGCGGTACCGGCCATTTTGCAAATTATATGCACAAAATGGGTTATCACAGCAAGGGATTGGAACCAGATGCCAATGCCCGCAAATTTGCCCGCGAACAATTTCACTTGCCGGTGGAAGAACCTGAAAAGGTGCTTGCCGAAGACCATACGGATCAGTACAACGTAATCACGCTATGGCATGTGCTGGAGCACCTTCACGATCCGGCACGTTACCTGGCCTGGATACACTGTGCACTTAAAAACGAAGGTGTTCTGGTAATTGCTCTGCCAAATTGCAGTTCGCTCGACGCGCAATTTTTTAAAGCCTATTGGGCAGCTTACGATGTGCCAAGGCATATCTGGCACTTTACTCCTAAAACATTTACTGCCTTTGCACTTAAAAGCGGTTTTTCGGTGCAACAAATCAAACGTTTGCCTTTCGATGCCTATTACAACTCGCTCCTGAGCCTGCGGTATAAAAAAAGCCGACTGGCTTTACCACTCGGCTTTCTGATTGGTTTTGTTTCCAACCTAAAGAGCTTAATTTGTCCTAAAACGGCAAGTTCTGTAATTTATGTATTAAGAAAGCAGGCTTACTAG
- a CDS encoding glycoside hydrolase family 16 protein: protein MAGLRALLGLYPKTTTYEEQCIELRKEFSALQLFATSEELRHFQELEETVTSEKFKLRREELLRIKYKGTEAFDKEQTYQRLHKDSEIKLYYKTLLSDTLKLYFEIHESEQLKQLHRLQEFVNSDAFLKEKAHYQQSAKKRFELSELGQELYKYNDQSRSTEIKSYFKFISDKRYPDYSQLSGSEKLARYEELKTIVESHEFVSAKKSMSKAEFQASEMGKQWVEYLSLSKSKDIRNYIQLEASALKKYYDTLHNSAELSAYEEHEKFVLSHDFALKRKAILSESFSDTEAYKKLHELELLQKSPNMKSYFSFSKSKEFENYNRIHQSEKLLRYKELSEYVKSEEFLTEKAYLNLSPQVRWKQSEEYKQLDEYNQLKGSEKIKWFYSQYNAKRFEWLRTWSISFSDEFDSGKLDKSKWLTRYFWGDKMLQKSYSLAHEKHFITDGNNLDLSAAHLKIITRKEKADGLKWNPELGFVPSSFEYTSGLVNTGNSFRQQYGYFEAKIKLSANSKILNAFWMVGDEQTPHIDVVKANGKCSMGIHTNQVSFKKTLGRSKFAADYFIYGMEWSANRIAWFINGLEVASTNTNIPQQPMYIALSAGLYEDLLDNNMPAMEVDWVRCYKKVKE from the coding sequence ATGGCCGGACTTAGAGCTTTATTGGGATTATATCCGAAAACAACCACCTACGAAGAGCAATGCATTGAACTCCGGAAAGAATTCAGTGCCTTGCAATTGTTTGCCACTTCAGAAGAGCTGAGGCATTTTCAGGAATTAGAAGAAACGGTCACTTCCGAAAAATTTAAGCTTCGCCGTGAAGAACTCTTGAGAATAAAATACAAAGGAACCGAAGCCTTCGACAAGGAACAGACTTACCAAAGACTTCATAAGGATTCAGAAATCAAGCTGTACTATAAAACCTTGCTTTCTGACACCCTAAAACTTTATTTCGAGATACATGAATCGGAACAACTCAAGCAACTGCATCGCTTGCAGGAGTTTGTTAATTCAGATGCTTTTCTGAAAGAGAAAGCACATTACCAACAATCGGCAAAAAAAAGGTTCGAGCTTTCTGAGCTAGGCCAGGAACTCTACAAATACAACGATCAAAGTCGGTCGACGGAGATAAAAAGCTATTTTAAGTTTATTTCAGATAAGCGCTATCCCGATTACAGCCAGCTTAGCGGATCGGAGAAACTTGCCAGGTACGAAGAGCTTAAAACTATTGTAGAATCGCACGAATTCGTAAGCGCAAAAAAATCTATGTCGAAGGCCGAATTCCAAGCTTCTGAAATGGGAAAACAATGGGTTGAATACCTCAGCTTATCGAAATCGAAAGACATCAGGAATTATATTCAACTCGAAGCATCGGCATTAAAAAAATATTACGATACCCTGCACAACAGTGCTGAACTCAGCGCTTATGAAGAACATGAAAAATTTGTGCTTTCTCATGATTTTGCGCTGAAAAGAAAGGCCATTCTCAGCGAATCCTTCAGCGATACAGAAGCCTATAAAAAGCTTCATGAATTGGAGTTGTTGCAAAAATCTCCGAACATGAAGTCCTACTTTTCTTTTAGTAAATCGAAAGAATTTGAGAACTACAACCGGATCCACCAGAGTGAAAAATTGTTACGTTACAAAGAGCTTTCGGAATATGTGAAGAGCGAGGAATTTTTAACCGAAAAAGCCTACCTTAATCTTTCGCCCCAAGTGCGTTGGAAACAATCGGAAGAATACAAACAGCTCGATGAATACAACCAGCTAAAAGGCTCAGAGAAAATAAAGTGGTTTTATTCGCAATACAATGCCAAGCGTTTTGAATGGTTGCGCACCTGGTCGATTAGTTTTTCCGATGAATTTGATTCTGGTAAACTCGATAAAAGCAAATGGTTGACCCGCTATTTTTGGGGTGATAAGATGCTACAGAAAAGTTATTCGCTTGCCCACGAAAAACATTTCATTACCGATGGCAATAACCTCGATTTAAGCGCGGCACATTTAAAAATTATAACCCGCAAAGAAAAAGCCGATGGCTTGAAATGGAATCCTGAATTGGGTTTTGTGCCTTCGAGTTTCGAATATACTTCGGGTCTGGTGAACACTGGCAACAGTTTCCGTCAGCAATATGGTTATTTCGAAGCGAAAATAAAACTTAGTGCCAATAGCAAGATTCTTAATGCCTTTTGGATGGTTGGCGATGAGCAAACCCCGCACATCGACGTGGTAAAAGCCAACGGAAAATGCAGCATGGGTATTCATACCAATCAGGTATCATTCAAAAAAACCCTGGGGCGTTCGAAATTTGCTGCGGACTATTTTATTTATGGCATGGAATGGTCGGCCAACCGCATTGCATGGTTTATCAATGGTCTGGAAGTGGCTTCTACCAACACCAACATACCCCAGCAGCCCATGTACATTGCGCTGAGTGCCGGATTGTACGAAGATTTGCTGGATAATAACATGCCGGCGATGGAAGTGGATTGGGTACGGTGCTATAAAAAGGTAAAAGAGTAA
- a CDS encoding glycosyltransferase family 9 protein, producing MTEATKPVKFLLIRFSSIGDIVLTTPVIRNLKEQTVGAEIHFLTKKKFANVLEGNPYLKKVHLLENNIGLTLRELKEENFDYIIDLHRNLRSQRVKLALKRISFSFNKLNFQKWLLVNFKINRLPEKHIVDRYLDTISLFIDAPDKKGLDYFIPSAQNFPELPKTPYVVIVIGANHFTKQMPLEKLQSLCNSIHKPQILIGGPDDKERAYSLAKMLKVEPLNYTGRLTLNQSAMIISQADWVITPDTGMMHIAAAFRRKIISYWGNTVPAFGMGPYRSHEASALFEVEGLKCRPCSKIGYSKCPRNHFKCMNLQDIEKMATLANS from the coding sequence ATGACCGAAGCAACTAAACCCGTTAAATTTCTTCTCATTCGTTTTAGTTCCATCGGCGATATTGTACTCACCACTCCTGTAATCCGCAACCTGAAAGAACAAACAGTAGGCGCAGAAATACATTTTTTAACCAAGAAGAAATTTGCAAATGTGCTCGAAGGAAATCCTTACTTGAAAAAGGTACATCTTCTTGAAAACAACATCGGGTTAACTCTGCGTGAACTAAAAGAAGAAAACTTCGACTACATCATCGACCTGCACAGAAACCTGCGCAGTCAGCGTGTGAAACTAGCCTTAAAAAGGATTAGCTTTTCTTTCAACAAGTTAAATTTTCAGAAATGGTTATTGGTGAACTTCAAAATTAACCGCTTGCCTGAAAAACATATCGTGGACCGCTATCTCGATACCATTTCTTTATTTATTGATGCACCGGATAAAAAGGGACTGGATTATTTTATTCCCTCCGCACAAAACTTTCCGGAGTTACCCAAAACCCCTTACGTGGTAATCGTAATTGGGGCCAATCATTTTACCAAACAAATGCCACTCGAAAAACTTCAGTCGTTATGCAACTCAATTCACAAGCCTCAGATTCTTATTGGAGGCCCTGACGATAAAGAAAGGGCATACAGTTTAGCAAAGATGCTAAAGGTAGAACCTTTGAATTATACTGGTCGGCTGACCCTGAACCAGTCGGCAATGATAATAAGCCAGGCCGATTGGGTAATTACCCCCGATACAGGCATGATGCATATCGCCGCCGCATTCAGACGAAAAATAATCTCGTATTGGGGCAATACGGTACCTGCTTTTGGCATGGGCCCTTATCGCTCTCACGAAGCATCGGCCTTGTTCGAGGTAGAGGGATTAAAGTGCAGGCCTTGCTCAAAAATCGGTTATTCGAAATGTCCCCGAAATCATTTTAAGTGCATGAATTTGCAGGATATCGAAAAAATGGCGACACTTGCTAACAGTTAG
- a CDS encoding dienelactone hydrolase family protein, which translates to MRGLIWLSICLISSQLGAQQKVTFYADDSLKITADLYLIGFEKPFVLMFHQAGSSRGEFSEIAPKLMKLGYNCLAVDLRSGEKSNFIKNETALAARAQKIPNRFIDASKDIDAAVNYVLRYNHQPVILFGSSYSASLALMKAKHSNRVRSVIAFSPGEYFRPELVVREEIAGLDVPVFIAVSEIEYSYVNELSSQVATGKRVIFKPSLTRGVHGAKALWESNEGSSEYWLNLTHFFRKLQEV; encoded by the coding sequence ATGAGGGGATTGATTTGGTTAAGTATATGCCTGATCTCAAGTCAGCTTGGAGCACAGCAAAAAGTTACCTTTTATGCTGACGACAGCCTGAAAATAACGGCCGATTTATATTTAATAGGCTTCGAAAAACCATTTGTACTCATGTTTCATCAGGCTGGATCGAGTAGAGGGGAGTTCAGTGAAATTGCACCCAAACTCATGAAACTCGGATACAATTGTTTGGCGGTTGATTTACGGTCTGGAGAAAAAAGTAATTTCATTAAAAACGAAACCGCTCTTGCTGCACGGGCTCAAAAAATTCCCAATCGCTTTATCGATGCTTCGAAAGACATAGATGCTGCTGTGAATTATGTGTTAAGATATAATCATCAACCTGTCATTCTTTTTGGCAGTTCCTATTCAGCTTCTCTCGCACTCATGAAGGCCAAACATAGTAACCGGGTAAGATCGGTAATAGCATTCAGCCCTGGTGAGTATTTCAGACCCGAGCTTGTAGTACGCGAAGAAATTGCCGGGCTCGATGTGCCTGTGTTTATAGCTGTTTCTGAAATAGAATACAGCTATGTGAATGAGCTTTCTTCGCAGGTAGCAACTGGCAAGCGGGTAATTTTTAAACCAAGCCTTACCCGCGGAGTACATGGTGCCAAAGCCCTATGGGAAAGCAACGAAGGCAGCAGCGAATATTGGTTAAACCTCACCCATTTCTTCCGGAAATTGCAGGAAGTATAA
- the atpC gene encoding ATP synthase F1 subunit epsilon: protein MKLEILTPDKSLFSGKVRSIRVPGEKGAFMVLLNHAPIISNLAKGDIVFTTQDYKEETIAIGGGVIEVKKNSIVVLADV from the coding sequence GTGAAGCTAGAAATTTTAACACCCGATAAAAGCCTTTTTTCCGGCAAAGTGCGATCCATTCGTGTACCCGGGGAAAAAGGCGCTTTCATGGTTTTGCTGAACCATGCCCCTATCATTTCTAATCTTGCTAAAGGAGATATCGTGTTTACTACCCAGGATTACAAGGAGGAAACCATTGCCATTGGTGGTGGAGTGATTGAAGTAAAAAAGAACAGTATTGTGGTACTTGCCGATGTTTAA
- a CDS encoding F0F1 ATP synthase subunit beta, protein MAEVNGIITQVIGPVIDISFEQSGGVLPKIHDALFIDKGEGNTLVVECQQHIGENTIRTISMESTDGLQRGMKAFPTGSPIRVPIGDQIKGRLLNVTGDAIDGLGTLNKEGGYSIHSEPPSFEKLSTETEVLFTGIKVIDLLEPYPKGGKIGLFGGAGVGKTVIIMELINNIAKRYSGLSVFAGVGERTREGNDLLREMIESGVIRYGEEFIKSMQAGSWDLSKVDPEELQKSQATLVFGQMNEPPGARANVALAGLSVAESFRDGDEKSGGGRDILFFVDNIFRFTQAGSEVSALLGRMPSAVGYQPTLATEMGIMQERITSTTGGSITSVQAIYVPADDLTDPAPATTFSHLDATTVLNRKIAALGIYPAVDPLDSTSRILTADIVGKEHYNTAQRVKEILQRNNELQDIIAILGMDELSEQDKLVVHRARRVQRFLSQPFHVAEQFTGMAGKLVSIEDTIKGFNMILNGEVDKYPEAAFSFVGTIEEAIEKGEKMLADV, encoded by the coding sequence ATGGCCGAGGTTAATGGAATTATAACACAGGTAATTGGTCCTGTAATCGACATTAGTTTTGAACAAAGCGGTGGGGTGCTTCCGAAAATTCACGATGCACTGTTCATTGATAAAGGAGAAGGCAATACCCTGGTGGTAGAATGCCAGCAGCACATAGGCGAGAATACCATTCGTACCATTTCTATGGAATCGACCGATGGTTTGCAACGTGGTATGAAAGCATTTCCAACTGGCAGCCCGATTCGGGTTCCGATTGGCGACCAGATCAAAGGGCGCCTGTTAAATGTTACCGGCGATGCTATTGACGGGCTGGGAACTTTAAACAAAGAGGGAGGTTACAGCATCCACTCCGAGCCACCCAGTTTCGAAAAGCTTTCTACTGAAACCGAAGTACTGTTTACCGGAATTAAGGTTATCGATTTACTCGAACCTTATCCAAAAGGAGGTAAAATCGGACTTTTTGGTGGTGCCGGTGTAGGTAAAACGGTCATCATCATGGAGCTTATTAACAACATTGCCAAACGATATTCTGGTTTGTCGGTTTTTGCCGGTGTAGGCGAGCGTACCCGCGAGGGTAACGATCTCCTTCGCGAAATGATTGAGTCGGGCGTTATCCGCTATGGCGAAGAATTCATAAAAAGCATGCAGGCTGGAAGCTGGGACTTGTCGAAAGTCGATCCCGAAGAACTTCAAAAATCGCAGGCTACCCTTGTATTCGGACAGATGAACGAACCTCCTGGTGCACGTGCCAACGTTGCACTTGCTGGCTTATCTGTGGCCGAATCTTTTCGCGATGGCGATGAGAAATCAGGAGGTGGACGTGATATTCTTTTCTTTGTCGACAACATTTTCCGTTTTACCCAGGCTGGATCTGAAGTATCGGCCCTTCTTGGGCGCATGCCCTCTGCTGTAGGCTATCAACCTACACTGGCCACCGAAATGGGCATTATGCAGGAACGAATTACCTCCACCACCGGTGGTTCCATTACTTCGGTGCAGGCCATTTATGTTCCGGCCGATGACCTTACCGATCCGGCTCCTGCTACAACCTTTTCGCACCTCGATGCTACTACGGTACTTAACCGCAAAATTGCTGCATTGGGTATTTATCCTGCGGTGGATCCCCTCGATTCAACTTCGCGCATTTTAACAGCCGATATAGTTGGAAAAGAACATTATAACACCGCCCAGCGTGTGAAAGAGATTCTTCAGCGCAACAACGAATTGCAGGATATTATTGCCATTTTAGGAATGGACGAACTTTCTGAACAGGATAAACTGGTTGTTCACCGTGCGCGACGTGTACAGCGCTTTCTTTCTCAACCATTCCACGTAGCCGAGCAATTTACCGGCATGGCAGGCAAGTTGGTTTCGATCGAAGACACCATAAAAGGATTTAACATGATACTCAATGGGGAAGTAGATAAATACCCCGAAGCAGCCTTTAGTTTTGTTGGAACCATCGAAGAGGCCATCGAAAAAGGAGAGAAAATGCTGGCTGATGTTTAA
- a CDS encoding response regulator — MDKLIFFVDDDKMMLNLMEYTFKCREGFVVKSFFSGEECLNNLYLNPQLIVLDYYMGSGDDGKLSGLDTLKKIREQGTKATIVALSREKNEATIAEFIQNGAQKYVVKDDYFIDTLIETIENHFSEK, encoded by the coding sequence ATGGACAAACTGATCTTCTTTGTCGACGACGATAAAATGATGCTGAACCTCATGGAGTATACCTTCAAGTGTCGCGAAGGTTTTGTCGTGAAATCTTTTTTCTCGGGCGAGGAGTGCTTGAACAACTTATACCTCAATCCCCAGCTTATTGTGCTTGATTATTACATGGGCTCCGGTGATGATGGAAAACTTTCGGGACTCGATACCCTGAAAAAAATCCGCGAGCAAGGCACAAAAGCAACCATCGTTGCGCTGAGCCGTGAGAAAAATGAGGCTACCATCGCAGAATTTATCCAAAATGGAGCCCAAAAATATGTTGTAAAAGACGACTATTTCATCGATACTCTGATCGAAACAATTGAAAATCACTTTTCTGAGAAATAA
- a CDS encoding DUF177 domain-containing protein — translation MKLGNQYIIPFKGLKEGDHEFDFEIGEAFFEEYSLTGIRTGMVHAIAMLKRRSSFLELEVSLDGTLSIQCDRCLEYFDFPLHFSGPLFVKFKEEPEEADDQVIFLHPDQDFLDMTQYFIDSIGLSLPIQNFHPEDENGNTGCDPEMIARLNEHSIHELHLGEEIIDPRWEKLKNLLSDDNKN, via the coding sequence TTGAAACTTGGAAATCAGTATATTATCCCGTTCAAAGGGCTGAAGGAAGGGGATCACGAGTTTGATTTCGAAATCGGTGAAGCGTTCTTTGAAGAATATTCATTGACTGGCATTCGAACCGGCATGGTGCATGCGATAGCAATGCTTAAACGAAGAAGCAGTTTTCTCGAACTGGAAGTAAGCCTCGATGGCACGCTTAGCATTCAATGCGACCGTTGTCTGGAATACTTCGATTTTCCTTTGCATTTTTCCGGCCCTCTCTTTGTAAAGTTCAAAGAAGAACCTGAAGAAGCCGACGATCAGGTTATATTTCTGCATCCGGACCAAGACTTTCTCGACATGACACAGTATTTTATCGACAGCATCGGACTTAGCCTGCCCATACAAAATTTTCATCCCGAAGATGAAAATGGAAATACGGGATGCGATCCGGAAATGATAGCCAGACTAAATGAACATTCCATCCACGAACTACACCTGGGCGAAGAAATTATCGATCCCCGGTGGGAGAAATTAAAAAACTTATTAAGCGACGACAATAAAAATTAA
- the rpmF gene encoding 50S ribosomal protein L32 produces MAHPKRRHSSTRRDKRRTHYKATAPTVASCQNCGATVQYHRVCPECGHYKGKLAIEKEAAA; encoded by the coding sequence ATGGCACATCCTAAGAGAAGACACTCATCTACCAGAAGAGATAAGAGAAGAACTCATTACAAAGCAACTGCTCCTACAGTAGCATCATGCCAAAACTGTGGCGCCACTGTGCAATATCACCGTGTATGTCCGGAATGCGGACACTATAAAGGTAAACTTGCCATTGAAAAAGAGGCTGCAGCTTAA
- the plsX gene encoding phosphate acyltransferase PlsX, with translation MRIGVDILGGDYAPVETVLGSILAYHELKDKATLVLFGDRDAIESICKKEGFDASLFEIVHTNENIGMEEYPAKAFKVKPNASIVLGFHYLKENKIDGFASAGNTGAMLVGSMHIVKSIPGVIRPAIMAPMPKDADKPTLLLDVGINPDSKPDVLYQYAILGSLYAELVYNIEKPRVALFNIGAEEEKGNLLTKATYQAMKGTKDFNFIGNVEGTDLFSKEVDVIVCDGFVGNTILKSAEAFFHLISSRKIADPFFNKFDSRLYGGTPVLGINAPAIIAHGNSDAKAIKSMIMHTANVVESKLTERIKQAFE, from the coding sequence ATGAGAATAGGTGTCGATATCCTTGGAGGCGATTATGCACCTGTTGAAACCGTACTCGGTTCCATACTGGCTTATCACGAACTGAAAGACAAAGCAACCCTGGTGTTGTTTGGCGATCGCGATGCCATTGAATCCATTTGTAAAAAAGAGGGGTTCGATGCCTCTTTGTTCGAAATAGTGCATACAAACGAAAATATTGGCATGGAAGAATATCCTGCCAAAGCCTTCAAAGTTAAACCCAATGCCAGCATAGTATTGGGTTTTCACTATTTAAAAGAAAATAAAATCGACGGCTTTGCCAGTGCAGGTAATACCGGTGCCATGCTGGTAGGCAGCATGCACATTGTTAAATCCATTCCGGGTGTGATAAGGCCTGCTATTATGGCTCCCATGCCTAAAGATGCCGACAAGCCTACGCTTCTTCTCGATGTGGGAATCAACCCCGACAGCAAACCAGATGTGCTCTATCAGTATGCCATTCTGGGTTCGCTGTATGCCGAACTGGTCTATAACATCGAAAAACCACGGGTAGCACTTTTCAATATTGGTGCAGAGGAAGAAAAAGGCAACCTCCTTACAAAAGCCACCTATCAGGCCATGAAGGGCACAAAGGACTTCAACTTTATAGGCAATGTGGAAGGTACCGACCTTTTCAGCAAAGAGGTGGATGTGATTGTATGCGATGGTTTTGTTGGCAATACCATTTTAAAAAGCGCTGAGGCATTTTTTCACCTCATCAGCTCACGAAAGATTGCCGACCCTTTCTTCAATAAATTCGATTCGCGACTCTATGGCGGAACCCCCGTACTGGGTATCAATGCGCCCGCCATCATTGCACATGGCAACTCCGATGCCAAGGCCATAAAAAGTATGATTATGCATACTGCCAATGTGGTGGAATCGAAACTTACCGAAAGAATAAAACAAGCATTTGAATAG
- a CDS encoding ketoacyl-ACP synthase III encodes MTRIRAAITGVGGYVPKYILDNEELSRMVDTSDEWIMQRIGIKERRILKEPGKATSDLAVRAIQELLDKTQTDPEEIDLLVCPTITSDMQFPSTANIIGYKLGLKNAFNFDLSAACSGFIYGLEIASRLIESGAYKKAILVGADMMSAITNYTDRTTCPLFGDGAAAVLVEPTTEDVGVIDRIIGFDGSGINNLHMKAGGSLRPPSHETIDNMEHFVYQEGQVVYKAAVSKMSDISVELMNRNHILPEQLAYLIPHQANLRIIEAVGRRMGISNEQVLVNIQRYGNTTAATIPLCFWDFEKKLSKGDNIILTAFGAGFTFGSIYLKWAYNPQ; translated from the coding sequence ATGACTCGTATTCGTGCCGCAATTACCGGGGTAGGTGGATACGTACCCAAGTATATTCTTGATAACGAAGAGCTCAGCCGGATGGTAGACACTTCCGACGAATGGATCATGCAGCGAATTGGTATCAAGGAAAGACGTATTCTTAAAGAACCCGGCAAAGCCACTTCCGACCTCGCGGTAAGAGCCATTCAGGAACTTCTTGATAAAACCCAAACCGATCCGGAAGAAATTGATCTGTTAGTTTGCCCTACTATTACGTCCGACATGCAGTTTCCGTCTACTGCCAATATCATAGGGTATAAACTCGGCTTAAAAAACGCCTTCAACTTCGACCTCAGTGCAGCCTGTTCGGGTTTTATATATGGACTCGAAATTGCAAGCCGACTGATCGAATCGGGAGCTTACAAAAAGGCCATTCTTGTGGGGGCCGATATGATGTCGGCCATTACCAACTATACCGACCGGACAACCTGTCCGCTTTTTGGTGACGGGGCGGCGGCTGTGCTTGTTGAACCAACCACAGAAGATGTGGGTGTTATTGACCGTATTATTGGTTTTGATGGAAGTGGAATTAACAACCTGCACATGAAAGCAGGAGGCTCTTTGCGTCCACCTTCACACGAGACTATCGACAATATGGAGCATTTTGTTTACCAGGAAGGTCAGGTAGTATACAAGGCAGCCGTTTCGAAAATGTCTGACATATCGGTTGAACTCATGAACCGAAACCACATTTTGCCAGAGCAACTTGCTTACCTCATTCCGCACCAGGCCAATTTACGCATCATCGAAGCCGTAGGTCGGCGTATGGGTATAAGCAACGAACAGGTTTTGGTAAATATTCAGCGCTACGGAAATACCACAGCAGCCACTATACCACTTTGTTTTTGGGACTTTGAAAAAAAACTCAGCAAAGGCGACAACATTATTCTCACTGCCTTTGGCGCTGGTTTTACCTTTGGCAGTATATACCTTAAATGGGCCTATAATCCTCAATGA
- a CDS encoding polymer-forming cytoskeletal protein, whose protein sequence is MAKTFEPGEVAVNRIVAGTTIKGDIDTNSDFRFEGTLVGNLKTKGKLIVGTSGEVKGEIHCKNCDVEGKVEGKITVSELLTLKSTSSILGDISSKRLAIEPGARFTGNCQMTNDVVQPEVKKA, encoded by the coding sequence ATGGCCAAAACTTTTGAACCTGGCGAAGTTGCAGTAAACAGAATAGTTGCAGGAACCACCATTAAAGGAGATATTGACACCAACAGCGATTTTCGTTTTGAAGGTACCCTCGTTGGCAATCTTAAAACAAAAGGCAAACTAATTGTGGGTACCTCAGGAGAAGTAAAGGGCGAAATACATTGTAAAAACTGCGATGTGGAAGGAAAAGTAGAAGGAAAAATTACCGTTTCCGAGCTTTTAACTCTTAAAAGTACTTCGAGCATACTGGGCGATATCTCTTCCAAACGTCTTGCCATTGAGCCTGGAGCAAGGTTTACAGGTAATTGTCAAATGACCAATGATGTTGTTCAACCCGAAGTTAAAAAAGCCTGA
- a CDS encoding AtpZ/AtpI family protein, with protein sequence MLFNPKLKKPDKKPLNKLAQAGRYSGLAFEMAAIILAGVFGGIWLDKRFETSVLFTLLLSVFAVFAAIYFVIKDLLRPNDTPKK encoded by the coding sequence ATGTTGTTCAACCCGAAGTTAAAAAAGCCTGATAAAAAACCGCTTAATAAACTCGCACAGGCAGGACGCTATTCGGGTCTTGCCTTTGAAATGGCTGCAATAATTCTTGCAGGAGTTTTTGGTGGCATCTGGCTTGATAAAAGGTTTGAAACTTCTGTGCTTTTTACCCTTTTGCTCTCGGTATTTGCAGTTTTTGCTGCCATCTATTTTGTAATAAAAGACCTGCTTCGCCCGAATGATACCCCTAAAAAATAA